TACCTTTTGTTGGGTTCTCCATTTGTGGAATATCGACTAATACGACATCCCCTAATTCCTTCTGAGCTAACATAAGGGCTGTTGTTGCCCCTGTAAAACCACTACCAATGACTGAAACCTTTCGACGTTGAATAGCCACTTAACCAACTCCCTTATTCTTTTTTGTCTCCTCTGAGAGGCTAAATCCTAGAGATTTTTGATGAGTTCATCAGCAAACTCAGAACATTTCACTTCCGTTGCACCATCCATTAGGCGAGCAAAATCGTATGTGACAACCTTAGAAGCGATCGTTTTTTCCATTGAACGCATGATAAGGTCAGCTGCCTCTTTCCACCCAAGATGACGAAGCATTAATTCTCCAGAGAGCAGGACAGAAGAAGGGTTCACTTTGTCTAAGCCTGCATATTTTGGTGCTGTACCGTGCGTTGCTTCAAAGATAGCATGGCCTGAATCATAGTTGATGTTGGCACCCGGTGCGATCCCGATACCACCAACTTGAGCCGCTAGTGCATCAGAAATGTAGTCACCGTTAAGGTTCATTGTTGCCACGACATCAAACTCAGCCGGGCGAGTGAGGATTTGTTGTAAGAAGATATCTGCAATCGCATCTTTGACAATGATCTTCCCTTCCTCTTCTGCTTTAGCTTGCGCTTGATCTGCTGCTTCCCGACCTTTCTCTTCCACAATCTTGTCGTATTCAGCCCAAGTGAATACTTTATCTCCGTATACGCGTTCTGCTAACTCATAACCCCAGTTCTTAAAGGCGCCCTCAGTAAACTTCATGATGTTCCCTTTGTGAACGAGCGTGACACTCTTACGGCCATTCTCTAATGCATAGTCGATAGCGCCACGAACGAGTCGCTCTGTACCTTCAGAGGATACTGGTTTAACCCCAATGCCTGAAGTCTCAGGGAAACGGATTTTATCTACTCCCATTTCATCACGTAAGAAAGCGATGACCTTCTTCACTTCTTCAGACCCAGCTTGCCATTCAATACCCGCATAGATGTCTTCTGTGTTTTCACGGAAAATCGCCATATCTACAAGCTCGGGTTGACGTACGGGTGAAGGAACACCTTCAAAATAGCGTACAGGGCGTAAACAAGTATAGAGATCCAACTCTTGACGGAGAGCAACGTTTAATGAACGAAATCCGCCACCAATCGGTGTCGTCAACGGCCCTTTAATCGCGATGAAATACTCACGAATCGCTTCGAGTGTATCTTCAGGTAACCAAGATTGGTACGTGTTATTTGCTTTTTCACCGGCAAAAACTTCATACCAGGCAATTTTTTTCTCTCCGTTGTAGGCTTTCTCAACAGCGGCATCAAGGACACGGGATGCGGCTGCCCAAATATCAGGACCCGTACCGTCTCCTTCTATGTATGGGACAATCGGGTTATTAGGGACAATTAGATTCCCTTTGGTGTCTACTTTGATTCTTTCCCCTTGAGTAGGTGGTTGAAACTGCTTGAAGTTAGGCATGATTTTCTCCCTCCATTACACTTTTAACAATTTTGACACTAATCTTATTTTAACAAAAAAAAGTCTAGACGTAAGGACTTGCACTAAATTAAGTTCGATAAGGTCATAGTCAAGGTCAATAACGCGCTCGAACCACCCTATACTCCGTAGTTAAGACAGGATGACGGCATGACTTTCTGTAGAGTATAGGATGGCTCTCTATCAATCTATGAAAATGTTGGTAAACGTTAACGCTTACTTTTTGAAAAAAAAATCTACTTTTTCGCTATCTATGAACGTTGATCAATAGAGATATACTTTTGTTGTTGCGGTCCTACATAGTCCGCACGTGGACGAATCAAACGGTTGTTCGAATATTGCTCTAAGATATGCGCAATCCATCCAGAGGTACGTGAGATAGCAAAGATCGGTGTGAATAGGTCACGTTGAATGCCAAGGCTGTGGTAGACCGATGCGGAGTAGAAATCTACATTTGGCAGTAGTCCTTTCTCTCTTTCTACCACTTCATTTACTTTCAAGGACATCTCATACCATTTTGTTTCACCCGTAAGTGTTGTCAGCTGTCTAGACATTTCTTTTAGATGTTTCGCACGCGGGTCGCCGTCCTTATATACACGGTGTCCAAAGCCCATAATTTTTTCTTTGTTGCTTAGAGCATTTAGGATATAACCTTCTGCCTTGTCTACTTCCCCAATCTTCTCCAAAGTAGACATGACTTGTTCGTTCGCTCCACCGTGTAATGGTCCTTTTAAAGCGCCAATTGCAGCTGTTACCCCAGAAAATATATCTGATAAAGTGGCAACAGTGACGCGAGAAGTAAAGGTAGATGCGTTGAATTCATGGTCAGCATGAAGAACGAGTGCTTTATTAAAAGCTTCTATCGATATCTCTGAAGGTTCTTCACCAGTAAGCATGTATAAAAAGTTGGCTGCGAATCCCAGATCTGAACGTGGCTCAACGGGTTCTTTGCCTTCTCTTAATCTAGCAAAGGTAGTCACAATCGTGCTTATCTTGGCCTGAAGTCGAACCGCCTTACGATGGTTTGCTGCTTCGTCCATGACTTCTGCTTCTTCATCATATAATCCTAAAGCAGATACAGCCGTACGAAGGGCTCCCATCGGATGGATGTTCTTAGGAAACAAGCGAATTTGATCAATTACTTCCTGTGGAATGGAAGCATTCTCTGACAAGTCTTTCTTTAATTGATCAAGCTCACTTGTGTTTGGCAATTTGCCGTACCACAGTAAAAAGATGACTTCTTCAAAGCTAGCATGGTTTGCCAGATCGTCAATATTGTAGCCACGATACGTCAGTACGCCATCAATGATTGAACTTACTGAAGATTCAGCAGCAACAACACCTTCTAATCCACGAGTACTCATTAGGCATCTCTCCTTTTCTTTAATCTATCCAACTGTCAACATATAGAAATCTACGCTCCGGTAGGATTTTCTACATAATAGTATAAATTATTTGACAGTGTTTGTGAACGTTTGTTCAGGCAATCAGTTGAATCGCTTTCATTAAAAGATAAGCAATTCCAGCTCCAATCAAAGGTCCCACGGCGACCCCTTTCAAAAAAGCGACCGCTAAAATTGTTCCCAGAACTAAAGCCATCGTGACCTGCGGGTCATCTGAGAGTAAACGTACACCATAAGCACCAAGCATCGCAACGGCAACACCGGATACAAGTGCCACAACCCCATATGTCGATTTCATTGAATCCCATAAATCATAAAGCGTGATTTGCCCCGTGGCTATCGGAACAAGGATGGCAACCGTAATGACAGTGACACCCAAATTAATCCCCTGTCCTTCAAGAAACGGAAAAGCTTTTTGTCCTAAACCTGTGATGCGCAGGAAAAACAAGAATAGCACCGCAATGATAATGGATTGATTTTTTCCTATTAATCCAATAATGAGCAGTAATAGTAAAAACAATGAAGGACTAGAGAGTGGCAATGGAGTCGCTTCCTTTCTGTTCAAACTAAGGTGAGATAAAATATAACCAATATGAAATCGTTTACTTTATTTGCCAATAGCTTGGTCAGGTGTATTTTAATACATTTTAGCATATTTTTTATCGATTGTCTTCTTTAGTGCATGCGCTTGGATGAGTGATGTCTCTCTACTGAATATCCTTCTAATCATCATGCCTATAAAACCAAAAGGGAATACTGCTCGTTATCACTTTTAAACACCTCACTCGATGCTAAAAAATAATGATAAACATTGTGCTTTACTATAAAAAAAGGTAAAATTTACATTAGTAAAGGTTTATTTTAGGGGGCATTGTATGAGCAAATCGTTTTGGCTTGCAGTACTCAGATCTATCATTGTTTTATTGACTATCGTGGCAGCACTTGGTGTAGCTTATTATGTTCTCCCTTTGATTTACCCCTTTATTATCGGTATACTTTTTGCCTTAATTTTTAATCCGTTTGTGAGTGTTTTAGAGCGGCGGGCCAAGTTTCCACGATGGCTTGCGGTCACGGTTGCAATCATATTATTATTAGCTGTCCTGTCAACGATCGTGACACTGGTCATTTTAGAAATTGTGGCCGAAGTTAATAGACTGAGCGAAACCTTACCCGGCTATGTTGAAGAATATGTCATACGTATACAAGACTTTGTGCTTAATGATCTACTTGTATTCTATGACCAATTTACTGCTTTTTATAGCTCTTTGGAACCAGATGTACAACAGTCGATTGAAGAAGAAACCCAGGAACTGGCCAATCAAGCGGCAACCATGGGTAAGGATGCGGTGCAATCTGTCTTTAACGGTGTCTTAAACTTTATCGGTTCAGTCCCTAATATGGCGACCGCTTTTATTATCTCGTTATTGGCCTCGTTTTTCATCAGTAAAGATTGGCCTAGTCATATTCGAAATTATGTCAACATCGTTCCTGAAGGTATCAGACATAGAACGGGAGCTGTATTTAAAGATCTAAAGAAAGCGTTGTTCGGGTTTGTGAAAGCCCAGTTGACACTTATATCTATCACATTCGTCATCGTTTTGATTGGCTTTTTCATCTTACGTATTGAGTATGCTCTGACCCTCGCTCTGATCATAGGTGTCGTCGATTTACTCCCTTACTTAGGAACCGGACTCGTATTTATACCTTGGATTGTTTATTTATTCATCAATGGCGATTACTCACTCGTCATTGGTTTATCCATTTTATACGGGATCGTTGTCATACAGAGACAGATGATGGAGCCTAAGATTTTAGGAACGAACGTGGGATTAGACCCACTTCTAACCCTCATTGCTCTCTTTGTCGGATTCAAGTTATTCGGCATGCTCGGCTTAATCATAGGACCTGTGAGTATGGTCATTCTTGGTGCGTTACATCGCGCCGGTGTGTTTAAGGATATATGGACGTTTATTAAAGGTAAATCTTAAAACTGTTGTTACATCGATGAAGGGGCTTTGTTAGCCTCTTCATTTTTAAGACAAGCCCTATTAAACGTCCTTTATCATAACTTCTGTGTTCACTTCTTAGTCTCAAACATAATGGAAAACAAATTTGGTTACTAGGGAGGAGAATCTAATGTTACCGACACGCAGAATGACATTATTGTTTACCTTATTATTGGTTATTGCTCTAAGTTCAAGCCCAGTGGCTCCTTACGCTGCTAACGATCAGGTGATCACAGAGACGCAAACACAAGCTTCAATGGCTGAGCAACTTAATGAAGTGCTCGACGATCCAAGGTTGAAAGGTGCACTCGCTGGTGTAAGCGTCAGGTCGGCTGAGACAGGTGAGATATTGTACGCGCACCAGGATCAAATAAGAATGACGCCAGCATCCAATCAAAAGTTACTCACTGGAGCAGCCGCTCTAAACACCCTCGGCCCAGACCACACTTTTGAAACGCTCGTCCTTACCGATGGTGAACTTCGCGGGAACGTCTTGCACGGCAATCTATATTTAAAAGGAAAAGGGGATCCTACACTATTAAAGGAAGATTTTGAACACTTTGCAGAAGCCTTGAAAGAGCAAGGGATCGAATCGGTTAAAGGAGATCTCGTTGGAGACGACACTTGGTATGATGACGTCAGACTCTCTCAAGATTTAGCTTGGGATAATGAAAGCAGTTACGCCGGCGCACAAGTGTCAGCCCTCAGCGCTTCCCCTAACGATGATTATGATGCAGGAACGGTTATAGTGGAGGTCCACGCTTCGGAGATAGAGGAACCGACGGAAGTTAAAGTCGTACCTCAAACGGAATATGTTAATATTATTAATCGTACTGAAACGGTTGAAGAAGGTGGTCCTAGGAAAATCTCGGTATATCGTGAACATGGTACGAATGATATTATCGTAGAAGGTACCATGCCGACAGATGGGTTCCGATACCGAACATGGGTGAGTGTATGGGAACCCACGGGTTACGCCCTTGATTTATTCCAGCAGTCTTTAGCACAGACGGGCATTCGCATAATGGGTAAGGAGAATGCGTTAGGTCCAACGCCTGAAGGTACACAAACGTTGGTATCACATGAATCCATGCCCTTATCAGAGTTGTTTATCCCCTTCATGAAGTTGAGTAACAATGGACATGCGGAGATATTAATTAAGGAAATGGGTAAGCAGGTACATGATGAGGGAAGCTGGCCTAAAGGCTTACAAGTGGTGTCAGATTACCTAGAGGATATTGGCCTTGACGCTGAAGGTATCCGCTTAAGAGATGGATCTGGTATGTCACATCTCAATATGGTTCCAGCTCAGGCTTTAACGGAATTACTGTATCTTATTCAAGACGAGCCTTGGTATGACGTTTTCCTCGAAGGATTACCTGTTGCGGGTGAAAGTGACCGTATGGTTGGGGGGACTTTGCGTAACAGAATGGGCGATACACCTGCTGACGGTAATGTAATCGCAAAAACAGGGTCATTAACGGCAAAAACATCATTGTCAGGCTATGTGACAACAGCAGATGGCCATGATCTCACTTTCGCCGTCTTGTTTAACAATTATATGAGCAACAGTCCTAAAGATTTGGAAGACGAAATCGCTGTTCGTTTAGCATCCATCACACTTGAGCAGTAGATGAGTGACGTTAAAAACCCCCATTACTTTTGGAATGGCTAGCTTTAGTTATGAGGCACTAAAAAAGTCCTGTATTGACAGGACTTTTTTAGTCTCTATTTTATCTCCTAATGAGTATAAAACGACCGGATTGTATCCATTTGTCAAATAATTTTTTCAGCCAGGCTTTAAATACGTTCCGAGTATACGGTATTAACAATAGAAAGCCTACAGCATCTGTGAAGAAACCAGGGGTGAGTAAGACGGCACCACCAAATAAGATACATACACCATCTAATAGTGCTTGTCCCGGTACCTGTCCTCTCGTCATTTGCATTCTCACAAGCTGAAGGGTCTGGAGTCCTTCTCTCTTAGCTAGCCATGCCCCTAAAACGCCTGTTGAAATCACAAGCCCAATCGTGTACCATGCGCCAATCCATTTTCCCACCGTGATGAGAAACCATAGCTCTACGACTGGAACAACAATCATAAGGAATGCGAGTAGCTTAAACATTCATCCAACTCCTTTATATGAGTTGTTTGATCAAGTGATGCAGTTCCTTATTCACCTTCTGTACGGGTGTGGGGCGAAAATCAAGGTTTGTAAAACAGTGGGTGGTCTGCCCCGAAACGAGCAGTTTTTCACCTTTCTTAATATCGTAGCTAAAAGTGATGCGCACACCTTTGTAGGACTCGATAGCCGTATGCACGGCAATCAAATCATCATAGCGTGCTGGTTGATGATACTTCACATTCACTTCTAGTACGGGTAGCATAAGTCCCAAGGTTTCAACCTCTTTGTAATCCATCCCTTGCTCTCGTAAGAATTCGGTACGCCCAACCTCGAACCAGTTCACGTACTTGGAATGATGAACAACACCCATCTGATCCGTTTCCTCATACCTTACTCTTAAAGTGCTTACGTGTGTTTGCTTCATGACATCACCTTGATCATGTTAAACGTCTTTTATAATACTTTAGCATGACCTGTATAGATATGTCCACGTAGAGCATCCACTGTGATTTCGTCACCATCCTTGAAAGTGGTGGTTGCATTATCAACACCTACGATGACAGGTACACCAACGTTTATTCCGACAACAGCAGCATGAGACGTTAATCCGCCCTCTTCAGTGATGACGGCTGCGCACTGTTCGAGCGATTCAATCATGTCCTTGTCCGTTCCAACGGTGACAAGAATAGACCCAGGTGTCATCTTCGCTTTCGCTTCTGCGGCATCCTTGGCGACAACCACTTTACCCGTTACAGCTTTTTTACCGATACCTTGTCCTTTAGCGGCGATATCCCCTACCACATGAATTTTCATCAAATTCGTCGTGCCAGACTCGCGAACCGGAACCCCTGCCGTAATCACGACGAGATCGCCATGCTTAACGAAACCGGTTTGAACGGCACTATCCACTGAGCTATCTAGCATTTCATCTGTAGAATGTACATGATCGGCTAAGACAGGGTGTACCCCCCAAACTAGTGCTAATTTGCGCACCACTTTTTCATGATTAGTCACAGCAATGATGCAAGATTTAGGACGGTATCTAGACACCATTCTTGCTGTATAGCCACTTTCAGTTGGTGTGAGAATGGCCGCCGCATCCAAATCTAGTGCAGCATTACAAACCGCTTGACTAATAGCCCCGGTAATCGAATTCTGCTGCTCAACATCGCGATGCATCATCCACTCTCTATACTCGATTGCTGCCTCTGTACGTTCTGCTATTTTGGCCATTGTTTTCACTGATTCTAGTGGATAATCGCCTGCTGCTGTTTCTCCAGACAGCATAACGGCATCCGTTCCATCAAATATAGCATTGGCAACATCCCCGACTTCGGCACGTGTAGGTCTAGGATTTCTCTGCATGGAGTCTAACATTTGGGTCGCTGTAATAACGGGCTTGCCTACCTCGTTACACTTTTTAATCATGGCCTTCTGCATGAGGGGAACATCTTCAGCTGGTACTTCCACACCTAGGTCACCGCGTGCGACCATAATGCCATCTGCCACTTCTAGAATTTCATCGAGATTGTCGTAGCCTTCTTGGTTTTCGATTTTGGCGATAATCTGAACATCTTCCTGTTCCTCTTCTTCTAGTATCTTGCGAATCTCTAGAATGTCACTCGCTTTACGTACAAAAGAAGCGGCTATAAAATCAATCCCCTGGGATAAACCAAAACGAATGTCATTTTCGTCTTTCTCCGTAATGCCAGGTAAGTTTACCGACACACCAGGAACGTTAACACCCTTACGGCTTTTCAGTTCCCCACCGTTTAGGATCGTTGTTATAATGTCTGTGCCCTCTATCTTTTCAACCTGTAACTCAATCAGTCCATCATCAATGAGAATTTTTGAGCCCGGGTTAATGTCGTTCACCAGACCCGTGTAGGTGACAGAGATACGGTTAGCATTACCTTTGATGTCCTCTGTTGTTACGACTAAAGTATCGCCTTCTACTAATTCAATAGGCTCTTGTTCTAAGACACCCGTTCGTATTTCAGGTCCTTTGGTATCCAATAAGATGGCAACGTTTTTGCCTGCTTCATCGATGGCTTGTCTAATGTTTTGGATCCTCTGGCCATGTTCATCGAAATCCCCATGGGAAAAATTAAGTCTTGTAACATTCAACCCTGCCTCAAAAAGTTGCTTTAATGATGCAACCGATTCACTTGCAGGACCTATCGTCCCGACAATTTTTGTCTTTCTCATTATACCTACCCCTTTTTATATGGATAATTCTCTTGCTAACTTACATAAAGAATGGTCCACGGTATGCTTTCGTTCTAACGCTTCAGAAATATTTGTTGCGACTTCTTTATTCTGTTGTAAGCCCACCATGATGCCTTTTTGTCCTTGAAGGAGTTGCTCAACGGCATACGCTCCTAAACGACTCGCTAGCACACGGTCAAAGGCTGTTGGGGTTCCCCCACGTTGGATATGCCCCAGTACGGTCACACGACATTCTAGGCCCGTTTTGTCTGTGATTTGGTGACCTACATCCATACCGCTACCGATACCCTCAGCTACAACAATAATACTATGTTTTTTCCCGCGATCATAGCCACGGTTCAAACGACTCACAACATCGTCGATCGTGAAATCTTCTTCAGGGATGAGTATCGTTTCAGCCCCATCCGCTAAACCGGACCACAGTGCGAGGTCTCCGGCATCTCGGCCCATCACTTCGATGATAAACGTACGCTCATGGCTGGTAGCTGTATCTCGAATCTTATCTATTGCTTCAATGACGGTGTTTAACGCTGTGTCAAAACCGATGGTGAAATCCGTACAAGGGATGTCGTTATCGATTGTACCTGGTACCCCTACAGCTGCAATTCCTTTCTCACTTAACTTCTCAGCCCCTTTGAAGGAACCATCACCGCCAATGACAACTAATCCCTCAATGCCATTAGCTTTCAGATTTTCAATCGCTTGATACTGTCCTTCATCCGTTTTGAACGTCTCACTTCTAGCCGTGCCTAATATGGTTCCACCTCGGTGAATAATATCTCCAACGGAGCCAACATCAAGTGTTTCTATATTGTTATTCATTAATCCATGGTATCCACTATATATACCACTGACTTGTACACCGTGGTAAAGGGCTTTACGTACAACCGCCCTAATGGCCGCGTTCATACCAGGAGAATCTCCTCCACTTGTTAAAACGCCAATTTTTTTCATTTATACTCACCTCTTAAAAACGTCATATGTATTGGTTAATACATCATTTTATACATAAATAAAGACATACAAGACATACCTTTATACTTTATCATTCTCTATTTCCTCTTACAATAGACACTTTCTCATAGAAAAATGCTTCTGGTCAACAGAAGCATTTTGTACTATTACACCTGCATGTTGTAATCGCTTACATCGCTAATTTCTCCGATTTTTTTAAACTTTTCATAGCGAGAAGTCACTAACTCTAATTGAGAAAGGTCGTTTAACTCATCTAATGCAGATTGAATATATGATTTTATGGATTGTGCTTGTTGTTCTAAGTTGTGATGGGCGCCTCCCTGAGGTTCAGGGATCACCCCTTCAATGACACCCATTTCAAGTAAGTCACCGGCGGTGATCCTCATTGCCTCAGCCGCTCTTTGGGCCTGCGAAGCGTCTTTCCAAATAATAGCTGCTGCCCCCTCAGGCGAGATGGTAGAGTACACTGCATTTTCTAACATATAAATATGATTACCAATGCTTATGGCTAACGCACCACCACTACCACCTTCGCCTATGACGATACATATAATTGGCACTTCAAACCCGGCCATTTCACGTAGGTTTCTAGCGATCGCTTCACTCTGTCCTCTCTCTTCTGCGGCAATACCCGGAAAAGCACCAGGAGTGTCTATAAAAGTCACAATGGGACGTTTAAACTTATTAGCTTGTTCCATTGCCCTTAGCGCTTTACGGTAACCTTCCGGGTGTGGCATCCCAAAGTTTCTAGCGATATTATCTTTGGTGTCTTTACCTTTTTGGTGCCCGATAACGGTCACTGGCTGGTCCCCTAATTTGCAAATCCCTGTAATGATGGCACGGTCATCTCCGTGAAGTCGATCTCCATGTACCTCTACAAAAGAGTCGAAGATCTGTTCTATATAGTCCAATGTGGTCGGACGTTGAGGGTGACGGGCAATCTGAATCCGCTGCATAGGCGTCAGATTTCCGTAGATTTCTTTTGCTAAGTTACGGGCTTTTTCCTCTAACCGATTAATCTCTTCTGTAAAGTCGATATCCTTTTCATCCGTGAATTGCTGTAGCTCCTCGATTTTATTCCTTAATTCCACTAAAGGTCGTTCAAAAGATAAATCTCCTGCCATCAATTTCACCTCCTACCTTAGCTCGCATGTATGTCTAAGATTGTAGCCAAACGTTCTCTCAATAGAGCGCGTTTAACGACCATGTCTAATTGTCCGTGATTCAATTGAAATTCCGCCGTCTGGAAGTCATCTGGTAACTTCTGGCGTATCGTTTGCTCTATGACACGCCGTCCGGCAAAACCTATTAGAGCCTGTGGTTCAGCTATATTGTAATCACCTAACGAAGCAAATGAAGCGGAAACGCCACCGTATGTTGGGTGAGTTAGAACAGAAATAAACAGGCCACCCTGACGGTCAAGCTGTGACAGCGCTGCACTTGTTTTTCCCATTTGCATTAAGCTCAATATCCCTTCCTGCATTCTCGCCCCACCAGAAGCCGAAAATAATATAAATGGCCTTTTGTTTACAATGGCACTCTCGATGGCGCGCGTAATCTTCTCTCCTACGACTGATCCCATACTCGCCATAATAAATCTAGAGTCCATGACACCAATCACAACAGGCAATCCCTCAATCTGAGCTTCGCCTGTTACGACTGCCTCATTCAATCCTGTCTTGTCCATCGTACTTTCTAATCGCTCCTGATACTCGGGAAACTCTAAGGGGTCTTTGGACGTGATAGCCTTGTCATACTCGACAAAGGTACCCTCATCCACTATCATCTGAATTCTTTCCCCAGCCGTGAGAGGGAAGTGATAACCACAATTGGCGCAAACTTTCAGGTTCTTTTCCAATTCTTTCTTATATAGGATTGTACCACACTGTTTACATTTCACCATCAACCCTTCAGGTATATCCTTTTTCGCTTGTTCCGACGGGATGGTGGCATACTTACGCTTCTGTTTTTTATTAAATAAATCTTTTAACACATGAACACCTCACATGTTGCTTCTTTTTTCATTTTAATGGAGGATCGAGCTTAAGACTTCCTTAATTTCCTCTAGCTCGGCTTCAGGTACTAATATCTCAAACTGTTTGCCATGCTGACTAGGTTTTACTTTAACAAGAAAGCCCTCTTCTGCTAGACGGTCTTGGATTCGTTCTGCGATTTTTTCACTAGGAGCTATGTAAATCGCCGTCCACATGTACTGATTCCTCCTTAGCAACGACTATAAATCTAAGTTATCATAACATAGATGATTACGCGTCTTCAATCATCGCTAGCTGTCTCGTTTTCTCAGCCACCGAGTCTGGATCCACCTGTCTTCTCGCTACACCTGTTTCCATGGCAGCCTTGGCCACAGCCGCTGCTACTGCTGGCGCGACACGTGTATCGAATGGAGCAGGGATAACATAGTCTTCCGTTAGCTCTCCCTCGCTGATCAATTCCGCAATCGCATAGACTGCTGCGATTTTCATTTCTTCATTTATATGTGTGGCATAGACATCTAATGCACCACGGAAGATACCAGGAAAGGCCAGTACGTTATTGACTTGATTGGCAAAATCAGAGCGACCTGTTCCGATCACCCTAGCCCCTGCTTTTTTTGCATCCTCAGGCATAATCTCAGGATCTGGATTAGCCATGGCAAAAATGATAGGATCCTCGTTCATACTCTGGATCATCTCTTCAGTTACTGCACCCGCAACGGATACTCCTACAAAAACGTCCGCCCCTTGCATCGCATCCGCTAATGTCCCTTCTTGGCGATTATGATTCGTCATTTTGGCCACTTGTTCCTTGATATTGTTCATCCCTTGGGGTCTGCCCTCATAAATAATGCCCTTAGAATCACATAGTAGAATGTCCTTAACGCCCATACGGATGAGTAATTTAATAATGGCAATGCCCGCTGCACCTGCACCATTAGCCACAACTTTAATCGACGATAGGTCCTTGCCTACAACTTTAAGGGCATTCACCAACCCAGCTAGCGTTACAATCGCTGTCCCGTGTTGGTCATCATGGAATATCGGAATGTTCGTTTCTTTCTTCAAACGCTCCTCAATCTCAAAGCAGTTAGGTGCAGCAATATCTTCAAGGTTCACTCCTCCAAAAGTCGGTTGGAGAAGTTTAACTGACTCCACAATTTTGTCTACGTCGGTCGTATCTAGACAAATTGGAAACGCATCCACACCAGCGAAGGACTTAAAAAGTACAGCTTTCCCTTCCATAACTGGCATAGCCGCAGCAGGTCCAATATTCCCTAGGCCCAATACTGCAGTCCCATCCGTGACGACTGCAACCATATTCCCCTTCATCGTGTACTCATACACGTTCTTAGGAGTGTCAAATATCTCTTTACACGGTTCAGCCACTCCAGGGGAGTACGCCAAACTAAGATCCTTTGCATTTTTTACAGAGAT
This is a stretch of genomic DNA from Caldalkalibacillus salinus. It encodes these proteins:
- the icd gene encoding NADP-dependent isocitrate dehydrogenase codes for the protein MPNFKQFQPPTQGERIKVDTKGNLIVPNNPIVPYIEGDGTGPDIWAAASRVLDAAVEKAYNGEKKIAWYEVFAGEKANNTYQSWLPEDTLEAIREYFIAIKGPLTTPIGGGFRSLNVALRQELDLYTCLRPVRYFEGVPSPVRQPELVDMAIFRENTEDIYAGIEWQAGSEEVKKVIAFLRDEMGVDKIRFPETSGIGVKPVSSEGTERLVRGAIDYALENGRKSVTLVHKGNIMKFTEGAFKNWGYELAERVYGDKVFTWAEYDKIVEEKGREAADQAQAKAEEEGKIIVKDAIADIFLQQILTRPAEFDVVATMNLNGDYISDALAAQVGGIGIAPGANINYDSGHAIFEATHGTAPKYAGLDKVNPSSVLLSGELMLRHLGWKEAADLIMRSMEKTIASKVVTYDFARLMDGATEVKCSEFADELIKNL
- the citZ gene encoding citrate synthase, whose translation is MSTRGLEGVVAAESSVSSIIDGVLTYRGYNIDDLANHASFEEVIFLLWYGKLPNTSELDQLKKDLSENASIPQEVIDQIRLFPKNIHPMGALRTAVSALGLYDEEAEVMDEAANHRKAVRLQAKISTIVTTFARLREGKEPVEPRSDLGFAANFLYMLTGEEPSEISIEAFNKALVLHADHEFNASTFTSRVTVATLSDIFSGVTAAIGALKGPLHGGANEQVMSTLEKIGEVDKAEGYILNALSNKEKIMGFGHRVYKDGDPRAKHLKEMSRQLTTLTGETKWYEMSLKVNEVVEREKGLLPNVDFYSASVYHSLGIQRDLFTPIFAISRTSGWIAHILEQYSNNRLIRPRADYVGPQQQKYISIDQRS
- a CDS encoding DUF441 domain-containing protein, translated to MPLSSPSLFLLLLLIIGLIGKNQSIIIAVLFLFFLRITGLGQKAFPFLEGQGINLGVTVITVAILVPIATGQITLYDLWDSMKSTYGVVALVSGVAVAMLGAYGVRLLSDDPQVTMALVLGTILAVAFLKGVAVGPLIGAGIAYLLMKAIQLIA
- the ytvI gene encoding sporulation integral membrane protein YtvI; the protein is MSKSFWLAVLRSIIVLLTIVAALGVAYYVLPLIYPFIIGILFALIFNPFVSVLERRAKFPRWLAVTVAIILLLAVLSTIVTLVILEIVAEVNRLSETLPGYVEEYVIRIQDFVLNDLLVFYDQFTAFYSSLEPDVQQSIEEETQELANQAATMGKDAVQSVFNGVLNFIGSVPNMATAFIISLLASFFISKDWPSHIRNYVNIVPEGIRHRTGAVFKDLKKALFGFVKAQLTLISITFVIVLIGFFILRIEYALTLALIIGVVDLLPYLGTGLVFIPWIVYLFINGDYSLVIGLSILYGIVVIQRQMMEPKILGTNVGLDPLLTLIALFVGFKLFGMLGLIIGPVSMVILGALHRAGVFKDIWTFIKGKS
- the dacB gene encoding D-alanyl-D-alanine carboxypeptidase/D-alanyl-D-alanine-endopeptidase; amino-acid sequence: MLPTRRMTLLFTLLLVIALSSSPVAPYAANDQVITETQTQASMAEQLNEVLDDPRLKGALAGVSVRSAETGEILYAHQDQIRMTPASNQKLLTGAAALNTLGPDHTFETLVLTDGELRGNVLHGNLYLKGKGDPTLLKEDFEHFAEALKEQGIESVKGDLVGDDTWYDDVRLSQDLAWDNESSYAGAQVSALSASPNDDYDAGTVIVEVHASEIEEPTEVKVVPQTEYVNIINRTETVEEGGPRKISVYREHGTNDIIVEGTMPTDGFRYRTWVSVWEPTGYALDLFQQSLAQTGIRIMGKENALGPTPEGTQTLVSHESMPLSELFIPFMKLSNNGHAEILIKEMGKQVHDEGSWPKGLQVVSDYLEDIGLDAEGIRLRDGSGMSHLNMVPAQALTELLYLIQDEPWYDVFLEGLPVAGESDRMVGGTLRNRMGDTPADGNVIAKTGSLTAKTSLSGYVTTADGHDLTFAVLFNNYMSNSPKDLEDEIAVRLASITLEQ
- a CDS encoding FxsA family protein, which encodes MFKLLAFLMIVVPVVELWFLITVGKWIGAWYTIGLVISTGVLGAWLAKREGLQTLQLVRMQMTRGQVPGQALLDGVCILFGGAVLLTPGFFTDAVGFLLLIPYTRNVFKAWLKKLFDKWIQSGRFILIRR